In the Leptospira limi genome, one interval contains:
- a CDS encoding AbrB/MazE/SpoVT family DNA-binding domain-containing protein — MKVAVIQIGNSRGIRIPKTVLEECHIDDTVDLKVDGDKIIISPDKERPRKAWATQFQEMAKQNDDSLILPDALDLEAEDWEW, encoded by the coding sequence ATGAAAGTGGCTGTGATTCAAATTGGAAATTCCAGGGGGATTCGTATCCCGAAGACAGTATTAGAGGAATGTCATATTGATGATACAGTAGATTTGAAAGTCGATGGGGATAAAATCATCATCTCTCCTGATAAAGAAAGACCAAGGAAAGCTTGGGCGACCCAATTCCAAGAGATGGCAAAGCAAAATGATGATTCATTGATCCTGCCTGATGCACTCGACTTGGAGGCTGAGGACTGGGAATGGTAA
- a CDS encoding type II toxin-antitoxin system PemK/MazF family toxin: protein MVITQYDIFLVNLDTTIGHEIQKTRPCIVISPNEMNQFIRTVMVAPMTTMMRNYPTRVSITFKGKIGSIVLDQIRTVDRSRLIKKLGSSDPKTNQKIKKVIKEMLVD, encoded by the coding sequence ATGGTAATCACTCAGTATGATATTTTTTTAGTCAATTTAGATACAACTATCGGGCATGAGATCCAAAAAACAAGACCATGTATTGTAATTTCTCCTAATGAGATGAACCAATTTATTCGTACGGTGATGGTTGCACCAATGACTACCATGATGCGAAATTACCCAACCAGAGTATCCATCACCTTCAAAGGAAAAATAGGTTCCATTGTTTTGGACCAGATAAGAACTGTAGATCGATCTAGATTGATAAAAAAACTTGGTTCATCCGATCCAAAAACAAATCAGAAAATCAAAAAAGTCATTAAAGAAATGTTAGTCGACTAA
- a CDS encoding aspartate aminotransferase family protein: MATGFSINEYPNVDQVYKDLRKLISLPIRSIRKNEMENIIQNYFETKCSKSKAMITKASEYIPGGVQHNLSFNFPFPLVFTKAAGAYLYDLDGNKYIDFLQAGGPTVLGSNPTSVRKKVIELLDSTGPVTGLFHEYEYKLAEKIVELVPSVEMFRMLGSGTEACMASIRVARLATKKKNIVKMGGAYHGWSDQLAYGLRIPGTRHFEANGVPRSIFKYTQEFYPNDLNSLESVLKRNRFFGGTAAVLIEPVGPESGTRPLDKDFNKGVRELCNKYGALLIFDEVVTAFRIGLSGAQGYFGVEPDLTVFGKVVAGGYPSAGGLGGKKEYMKYVSAGLQTGTKKALIGGTMAANPLSSLAGYFTLCEMEKTNACEKSGRAGDRLTKGLQKLIKKYNLPFVAFNQGSICHLETVGTMLLDIDIKKFWTIKKTIAEAHKRKHAMEEMGAAYMSEGLVTLAGSRLYTSAADTDAVIDDALKRFDRVFQKVEGV, from the coding sequence ATGGCCACAGGCTTTTCCATCAATGAATACCCTAATGTAGACCAAGTTTACAAAGACTTGCGGAAATTAATTTCCCTACCGATCCGTTCCATTCGCAAAAACGAAATGGAAAACATCATCCAAAACTACTTTGAAACAAAATGTAGTAAGTCCAAGGCTATGATCACAAAGGCTTCGGAATACATCCCAGGTGGTGTCCAACACAACTTATCTTTCAATTTTCCTTTCCCCCTTGTGTTTACCAAAGCAGCCGGTGCCTATTTATATGATTTAGATGGAAACAAATACATCGACTTTTTGCAAGCAGGTGGACCCACAGTACTCGGCAGTAACCCCACAAGTGTTCGTAAAAAAGTAATCGAACTCTTAGATTCCACAGGACCAGTCACTGGACTTTTCCATGAATACGAATACAAACTTGCTGAAAAAATTGTCGAACTTGTTCCTTCTGTGGAAATGTTTCGCATGTTAGGTTCTGGAACTGAAGCATGTATGGCTTCCATCCGAGTGGCAAGACTTGCAACAAAGAAGAAAAACATCGTGAAGATGGGTGGAGCTTACCATGGATGGAGTGACCAACTAGCTTATGGCCTTCGGATCCCAGGCACAAGGCATTTTGAAGCCAATGGTGTCCCAAGATCGATTTTCAAATACACACAAGAATTTTATCCGAATGATCTAAATTCACTCGAATCCGTCCTCAAACGAAATCGTTTTTTTGGTGGAACCGCTGCCGTTCTCATTGAACCCGTTGGACCTGAAAGTGGAACAAGACCACTTGATAAAGATTTTAACAAAGGTGTCAGAGAACTTTGTAACAAATATGGTGCCTTACTTATTTTTGATGAAGTGGTAACCGCATTTCGCATTGGTCTTAGTGGAGCACAAGGTTACTTTGGTGTGGAACCTGATCTCACTGTCTTTGGAAAAGTTGTCGCTGGTGGTTATCCTTCTGCGGGTGGGCTTGGTGGTAAAAAAGAATACATGAAGTATGTATCTGCTGGATTACAAACGGGCACCAAAAAGGCGTTAATTGGTGGAACGATGGCAGCAAACCCACTCAGTTCCCTTGCAGGATACTTTACACTTTGTGAAATGGAAAAAACCAATGCCTGTGAAAAATCGGGTAGAGCTGGTGACCGCCTAACAAAGGGATTACAAAAACTCATCAAAAAATACAACTTACCCTTTGTTGCCTTCAACCAAGGTTCTATCTGCCATTTGGAAACCGTTGGTACGATGTTACTCGATATTGATATCAAGAAATTTTGGACCATCAAAAAAACCATTGCAGAAGCCCACAAACGCAAACACGCCATGGAAGAAATGGGAGCAGCTTACATGTCAGAAGGTCTTGTGACCCTTGCGGGAAGTAGGTTGTATACAAGTGCTGCTGATACGGACGCAGTGATAGATGATGCACTCAAACGATTTGACCGAGTTTTCCAAAAAGTGGAAGGGGTATAG
- a CDS encoding TetR/AcrR family transcriptional regulator: protein MADTKHFNESFERISEEKRNRILSIAISEFANRGFTSANTNTIAQKAGISVGSLYKYFETKEDFFLTVVDYGITQLEKTLETVLSMDLDFFGKVEKIVRIIQNHSRMNQDIIRLYNEMTTESNYELITRLSGELESLSAKCYIDMISAAKQEGTIASDVDSNLSAFLLDNIFMTLQFSYATVYYKERMKIYLGEGVFEDDEAVVKAVMKFIRRALGG from the coding sequence ATGGCTGATACAAAACACTTTAATGAAAGTTTCGAACGGATTTCGGAAGAAAAACGGAATCGAATTTTATCCATAGCCATCTCTGAATTTGCCAACCGTGGTTTCACAAGCGCCAATACCAATACCATCGCCCAAAAAGCGGGGATAAGTGTTGGTTCCCTTTACAAATACTTCGAAACCAAAGAGGATTTTTTCTTAACCGTGGTCGATTATGGGATCACCCAATTGGAAAAAACCTTAGAAACCGTATTGTCTATGGATTTGGATTTTTTTGGGAAGGTGGAAAAGATTGTAAGGATCATCCAAAACCATTCTCGCATGAACCAAGACATCATTCGTCTCTACAATGAAATGACAACGGAAAGTAATTATGAACTCATTACACGCCTGTCAGGTGAATTGGAATCCTTATCAGCAAAATGTTATATCGATATGATTAGCGCAGCCAAACAAGAAGGAACCATTGCCAGTGATGTGGATAGTAACCTGTCGGCTTTTTTACTCGATAATATCTTTATGACCTTACAGTTTTCCTATGCCACCGTGTATTACAAGGAACGCATGAAAATTTATTTGGGCGAAGGCGTATTTGAAGATGATGAAGCAGTTGTCAAAGCTGTCATGAAATTCATCAGACGTGCCTTAGGCGGTTAA
- a CDS encoding MFS transporter: MSQMPVKVYGYRWVVLFAYVVITATICLQWLSFAPIAREAKEFYMVSPLQIDLLSLVFLAVFVFIAIPASYVIDTYGIKIGVGFGAILTGVCGLLKGMYATDYSVVLVCQLGLAIAQPFLLNAVTKISVLWFPIHERATSVALGTLAQFLGIILVMILTPILLHSGNTIPEVMMLYGFVSMASAILFLLLVREKPPTSPSTHGEDHELSFLEGIRFLWKQADMKKILFLFLIGLGVFNAVSTCIDQICEIKGLNTEESGLVGGVMLIAGIVGGIFVPPLSDKFQKRKLFLVIAMVGFLLGLSVFVLFQGFLPLLIGSVVIGFFLLGIGAPIGFQYCAEITSPAPESTSQGLLLLVGQVSGIVFILGLNFFGMVSFLYVLLALTVLTLALVFQLKESPFMQS; the protein is encoded by the coding sequence ATGAGCCAAATGCCAGTAAAAGTGTATGGATACCGTTGGGTGGTATTATTTGCCTACGTGGTGATCACGGCGACCATCTGTTTGCAATGGTTGTCTTTTGCTCCCATTGCCAGAGAAGCAAAAGAGTTTTATATGGTGTCCCCTCTGCAAATTGATCTTTTGTCTTTGGTGTTTTTAGCTGTTTTTGTTTTCATCGCCATCCCTGCCTCGTATGTGATTGATACCTATGGAATCAAAATTGGTGTTGGCTTCGGCGCTATTTTAACAGGCGTTTGTGGGTTACTCAAAGGGATGTATGCCACGGATTATTCCGTTGTTCTAGTTTGCCAATTAGGACTTGCCATTGCCCAACCTTTCCTCCTCAATGCCGTGACAAAAATTAGCGTATTGTGGTTTCCCATCCACGAAAGGGCAACATCCGTTGCCTTAGGAACTCTTGCACAGTTTCTCGGAATCATCCTCGTGATGATCCTCACCCCCATCCTCTTACACAGTGGAAACACGATCCCAGAAGTGATGATGTTGTATGGGTTTGTTTCTATGGCGAGTGCGATTCTTTTTTTACTCCTTGTAAGAGAAAAACCTCCCACCTCACCGAGTACACACGGCGAAGACCATGAACTCTCCTTTCTCGAAGGGATCCGTTTTTTATGGAAACAAGCCGACATGAAAAAGATTCTCTTTTTGTTTCTCATAGGTCTTGGTGTGTTTAATGCTGTTAGCACCTGTATCGATCAGATTTGTGAAATCAAAGGTTTAAACACAGAAGAGTCTGGACTTGTGGGTGGGGTGATGCTCATCGCAGGGATTGTTGGTGGCATTTTTGTTCCTCCCCTCTCTGACAAATTCCAAAAACGAAAACTATTTTTAGTCATCGCGATGGTTGGTTTTTTATTAGGACTCTCTGTTTTTGTTTTGTTCCAAGGATTTCTCCCGTTACTCATTGGTTCGGTAGTGATTGGATTTTTTTTACTGGGGATTGGTGCACCCATTGGATTCCAATACTGTGCAGAGATCACATCCCCTGCCCCAGAGTCCACCTCACAAGGGTTGCTTCTCCTTGTGGGCCAAGTCTCAGGGATTGTTTTTATCTTAGGGCTTAATTTTTTTGGAATGGTATCGTTTTTATATGTGTTACTTGCGTTAACAGTATTAACACTGGCACTTGTCTTCCAATTGAAAGAAAGTCCGTTTATGCAAAGTTAA
- a CDS encoding xylulokinase, with protein sequence MDSDCILAYDIGTTGVKTCLFQMTSSLTLLASASKEYPIQLLPNGGAEQNPEDFWEAMRFTTELVLNEAKVSKQKIQGISFCSQMQGLVLVDERFRPVRNVMSYMDQRATKEMKAGIEHGLKVEGINAFKLLVSLWITGAVAASVKDPIWKYKWVEKNEPDNFNKVRWWFDVKEYLIARCTNQAVMTRDSAFATFLYNSRKGKGNWSPFLCKLFGVRKEHLPKLINAEEKVGGLTNEAAEFLGLKTGTPVFGGGGDASLIGVGAGAVSEGDTHIYAGTSGWIGTVTKKRTVDINARIASIVGSREGYYNYFGEQETSGKCLQWVKDHLALDEIDLYLEKKKITDGPDAVYASLFEFMFDSIRDTEPGSQGVIFTPWLHGNRCPFEDPKARGIFFNISLHTGKRILIRAVIEGILFHKRWILELSNTKVRTSKTIRFVGGVARSDFICQMLADITGKTIERVVHPENVGAIGAAAIVALGLGKIKTYEDIKRMIPVDKTWFPNPDLKPVYDKNFSVFKNLYKTNQKHFAILNS encoded by the coding sequence ATGGATTCAGACTGTATCTTAGCCTATGACATTGGCACCACAGGGGTGAAAACCTGCCTATTTCAGATGACCTCGTCCCTCACTCTTTTGGCATCAGCCTCAAAAGAATACCCCATCCAACTTTTGCCGAATGGGGGAGCCGAACAAAATCCAGAAGACTTTTGGGAGGCAATGCGCTTTACAACGGAACTTGTGTTAAACGAAGCGAAAGTATCCAAGCAAAAGATCCAAGGCATTTCCTTTTGTTCACAAATGCAAGGCCTTGTGCTTGTAGATGAAAGATTTCGCCCTGTCCGAAATGTGATGAGTTATATGGACCAAAGGGCCACAAAAGAAATGAAAGCAGGGATAGAACATGGATTGAAAGTGGAAGGCATCAACGCGTTTAAACTTTTGGTATCTCTCTGGATTACGGGTGCAGTTGCCGCAAGTGTAAAAGATCCAATTTGGAAATACAAATGGGTGGAAAAAAATGAACCAGATAACTTTAATAAGGTGAGATGGTGGTTTGATGTCAAAGAATATTTGATCGCTAGGTGTACAAACCAAGCAGTGATGACAAGGGATTCTGCTTTTGCTACATTTTTATATAATTCGAGAAAAGGCAAAGGAAACTGGAGTCCATTCCTTTGTAAGTTATTTGGTGTCCGCAAAGAACATTTGCCAAAACTCATCAATGCCGAAGAAAAAGTAGGAGGGCTCACAAACGAAGCAGCAGAGTTTTTAGGACTAAAGACCGGTACACCCGTGTTTGGTGGTGGAGGGGATGCATCTCTCATTGGAGTGGGAGCAGGTGCCGTTTCAGAGGGAGACACTCATATTTACGCTGGGACATCGGGATGGATTGGTACTGTTACAAAAAAACGGACAGTTGATATCAATGCTAGGATTGCTTCCATTGTGGGAAGTCGTGAAGGGTATTATAATTATTTCGGAGAACAAGAAACTTCGGGCAAATGTTTACAATGGGTGAAAGACCATTTGGCATTAGATGAAATTGATTTGTACTTAGAAAAAAAGAAAATCACAGATGGCCCAGATGCTGTTTACGCGAGTTTATTTGAGTTTATGTTTGATTCCATAAGAGATACAGAACCTGGTTCGCAAGGTGTGATCTTCACACCTTGGTTACATGGAAATCGATGTCCGTTTGAAGATCCAAAAGCAAGAGGGATCTTCTTTAATATCAGTTTGCATACAGGAAAACGAATTTTGATCCGAGCTGTGATTGAAGGGATTTTGTTCCACAAACGATGGATTTTAGAGTTATCCAATACAAAAGTTCGGACTTCAAAAACCATTCGATTTGTGGGAGGAGTGGCTCGTTCTGATTTCATCTGTCAAATGTTAGCTGACATTACAGGGAAAACCATCGAACGTGTTGTCCATCCGGAAAATGTAGGCGCAATTGGAGCAGCAGCGATCGTTGCCTTGGGCCTTGGGAAAATCAAAACATACGAGGACATCAAACGAATGATCCCAGTCGATAAAACTTGGTTTCCCAATCCAGATTTAAAACCTGTATATGATAAAAACTTTTCTGTGTTTAAAAATTTATATAAAACGAATCAAAAACATTTTGCGATTCTCAATTCTTAA
- a CDS encoding MBL fold metallo-hydrolase encodes MGTFITIDTEYADLKQVASAYLIEEEGHGIVVETNTTHAIPKILSVMDKQHVSPSNLDYIIVTHVHLDHAGGAWVLLESCPNAVLLAHPKTAKHLIDPSLLIKSATSVYGKENFQKLYGEIKPIPKERVRVMEDGEFLDWKGHSFEFIYTKGHANHHFCIYDKKLNGVFTGDSFGISYPHLENGKSFIFPTTTPTDFDAKEAIHSIDLILGTGANVCYLTHFGEIQNLKQSAEDLKIGLRDCQNAILELKQVPKENRLSFMEKQVEMMIQSLANRNSVTLTEKDWSLLRLDVNLNAQGLVYAFERNEKK; translated from the coding sequence ATGGGCACTTTTATCACCATTGATACAGAATACGCTGATCTAAAACAAGTTGCTTCTGCTTATCTCATCGAAGAAGAAGGGCATGGGATTGTTGTTGAAACCAATACAACCCATGCGATTCCAAAAATCCTTTCTGTGATGGACAAACAACATGTCAGTCCGTCAAACTTAGATTATATCATTGTGACCCATGTCCATTTAGACCATGCAGGTGGGGCTTGGGTGCTACTTGAATCTTGTCCAAATGCAGTGTTACTAGCACATCCCAAAACTGCCAAACATTTGATCGACCCAAGCCTTCTCATCAAAAGTGCAACCTCTGTGTATGGAAAAGAAAATTTTCAAAAACTCTATGGAGAGATCAAACCCATTCCCAAAGAAAGAGTGCGTGTGATGGAAGACGGAGAATTTTTGGATTGGAAAGGCCATAGTTTCGAGTTCATTTATACTAAGGGTCATGCCAATCACCACTTTTGTATCTATGACAAAAAACTAAATGGTGTTTTTACGGGAGATTCATTTGGAATCTCTTACCCCCACTTGGAAAACGGAAAATCATTTATTTTTCCTACCACAACCCCAACTGACTTTGATGCCAAAGAAGCCATTCATTCCATTGATTTAATTTTAGGAACAGGGGCTAATGTTTGTTATTTGACACATTTTGGTGAGATCCAAAATCTAAAACAAAGTGCTGAAGATTTAAAAATTGGATTACGTGACTGCCAGAATGCCATCCTCGAACTCAAACAAGTACCAAAAGAAAATCGACTTTCCTTTATGGAAAAACAAGTAGAAATGATGATCCAATCTTTGGCCAATCGAAATTCGGTCACACTCACTGAGAAAGACTGGTCCCTCTTACGTTTGGATGTAAATTTGAATGCACAAGGACTGGTGTATGCCTTTGAGAGAAATGAAAAGAAGTGA
- the fliE gene encoding flagellar hook-basal body complex protein FliE, producing MKEESPMSIDRITSFSSQSYKPHSLLPQGDKVGILRSDDRHYGKTNEAKSPDEVAGTFADALKKAFEQVNDQQVEADELTQKIVFDPNSVELHDVMIAAEKARISLTFAKTMSDGFVRAYRELTTLR from the coding sequence TTGAAAGAGGAATCACCCATGTCCATTGACCGCATTACTTCCTTCTCCTCTCAATCTTACAAACCACATTCCCTTCTCCCCCAAGGAGACAAAGTGGGTATCCTTCGTTCAGATGACCGCCATTATGGAAAAACCAATGAAGCCAAATCTCCTGACGAAGTGGCGGGCACATTTGCAGATGCTTTGAAAAAAGCCTTTGAACAAGTGAATGACCAACAAGTGGAAGCAGACGAACTCACTCAAAAAATCGTGTTTGATCCAAACTCAGTGGAACTCCATGACGTGATGATTGCTGCAGAAAAAGCAAGGATCTCTCTTACGTTCGCAAAAACCATGTCAGACGGATTTGTAAGAGCTTACAGAGAACTCACTACGTTACGATAA
- the flgC gene encoding flagellar basal body rod protein FlgC, producing MGMFDSINISATGLSAQRLRMDVISNNIANSTTTRNTNGDGPFRRDRVILTPINLRTQWKSPVYPFGVAPGEGKGVKVMKIEKDMSPLRLTYDPTHPDAIQTGPKKGYVELPNINIVTEMTDMISASRSYEANVQLINGSKAMMNKAMEIGRA from the coding sequence ATGGGTATGTTTGATTCGATTAATATTTCTGCCACAGGTCTTTCTGCACAAAGACTCCGAATGGATGTGATCTCCAATAACATTGCTAACTCCACAACTACGAGAAATACCAATGGAGATGGCCCATTTCGACGTGACCGCGTCATCCTAACACCGATTAACCTCCGCACCCAATGGAAAAGCCCTGTGTATCCATTTGGAGTGGCTCCTGGCGAAGGGAAAGGGGTCAAGGTGATGAAAATTGAGAAGGACATGAGCCCTCTTCGTTTGACTTACGACCCTACTCACCCTGATGCCATCCAAACAGGACCAAAAAAAGGATACGTGGAACTGCCGAATATCAACATCGTCACAGAAATGACGGATATGATCTCTGCTTCCCGTTCTTACGAGGCCAATGTCCAACTCATCAATGGTTCCAAAGCCATGATGAACAAAGCCATGGAGATCGGCAGGGCGTAA
- the flgB gene encoding flagellar basal body rod protein FlgB, with the protein MFEATHFMKTQDLLERGLGAATQRRKVISDNIANADVPNFKRSEVVFESMLKRAIESEKIEKDKAVPTKITNDRHIEFFKPLDYRDAKPKTNLDYLTTMRPDGNNVDIEKEVVESNQNQMSYNIMIDRLNQNNRLLNIVMRTN; encoded by the coding sequence ATGTTTGAAGCAACACATTTCATGAAAACTCAAGACCTATTGGAACGAGGGCTTGGCGCGGCGACACAAAGACGAAAGGTGATCTCCGATAACATTGCCAATGCGGATGTTCCTAATTTCAAACGATCCGAAGTTGTGTTTGAATCCATGTTAAAACGTGCGATTGAATCTGAAAAAATTGAAAAAGACAAAGCAGTTCCAACGAAAATCACAAACGACCGTCATATAGAATTTTTTAAACCTCTCGACTACCGCGATGCCAAACCAAAAACCAATTTGGATTACCTCACCACGATGAGACCAGATGGAAACAATGTGGACATCGAAAAGGAAGTAGTGGAGTCCAACCAAAACCAAATGAGTTATAATATCATGATTGATCGGTTAAACCAAAACAACCGTTTGCTTAACATTGTGATGAGAACCAATTAA
- a CDS encoding sterol desaturase family protein has product MFGGPVQCELVLDCVTKIGFMQGILNFIRYYPIAGLAFLLFYVWRKDFFETYRIQKLYPKAEKVWKEFRQSAVTLIVFTMVAVTNITLMKAKIVPSGVYFGSVSGVWEISYLFISFFFITVWHETWFYWMHRFAHLKKVYPHVHSEHHQSVNPSPLAAYRFQATEAFLEAIYIVPFVMFVPVHFYVVLFHTFYAMILNIWWHLGYEFFPKGWASHPITKWINSSTHHNLHHQKFHGNYSLYFNVWDRVMGTNFPYYEDYFEQVVAEREKKQSERERKGKIKTESGLVVS; this is encoded by the coding sequence ATGTTTGGTGGTCCCGTTCAGTGTGAATTGGTTCTTGATTGTGTAACCAAAATTGGGTTTATGCAGGGCATTTTAAATTTTATTCGTTATTATCCCATTGCAGGATTGGCTTTTCTACTATTCTATGTTTGGCGAAAGGATTTTTTTGAAACGTATCGAATCCAAAAACTTTACCCAAAAGCAGAAAAAGTTTGGAAAGAGTTTCGCCAATCTGCTGTCACTCTCATTGTCTTCACCATGGTGGCTGTGACAAACATCACACTGATGAAAGCAAAAATAGTTCCGAGTGGAGTTTACTTTGGATCTGTTTCAGGTGTATGGGAAATCAGTTATCTCTTTATCAGTTTTTTCTTCATCACGGTTTGGCATGAGACATGGTTCTATTGGATGCACAGATTTGCTCATTTGAAAAAAGTATACCCACATGTACATTCGGAACACCACCAATCTGTGAATCCATCTCCTTTGGCTGCTTACAGGTTCCAAGCAACAGAAGCATTTTTAGAAGCAATTTATATTGTCCCTTTTGTAATGTTTGTGCCGGTTCATTTTTATGTAGTTCTGTTCCACACCTTTTATGCGATGATCCTCAATATTTGGTGGCACCTTGGGTATGAATTTTTTCCCAAAGGATGGGCATCACACCCGATCACAAAATGGATCAATAGTTCCACTCACCACAACCTCCACCACCAAAAGTTCCATGGAAATTACTCATTGTATTTCAATGTATGGGACCGAGTGATGGGAACCAACTTTCCTTATTACGAAGATTACTTCGAACAAGTGGTAGCTGAGAGGGAAAAAAAGCAGAGTGAAAGAGAAAGGAAAGGGAAAATCAAAACGGAATCAGGGTTAGTTGTCTCTTAA
- a CDS encoding AraC family transcriptional regulator: MIQLIAFSAGLSFLFAIGEFLRTNASRQTKVQGLLFLFVAFFQTHTYLASTELYQIYPHFYLVHLPFTASIGSLLKQYFSELWNENPDKNRFSFWELTPAIFVFILMFPFYLSSAETKITIHNSYLQNGVPLKFQLIIVLAVLPIFYSAYYVFSHMVHYVRWESFKKSAHLRLVGLVVGFGALASAIGVYTLFFHAKHGLEIVSFFLSCLIISIYLLRQKSPELWGEVQRIVIEEKKYQTSQLGSFNLEDLHNRLNFLMETKKVYLDETINLVKLAKHMSLSEHQLSEFLNSYVKKSFFHLVNHYRINEAKSLFANHPEKNILTIAYEVGFPSKSTFYDAFKREIGQSPSEYRKNLKK, translated from the coding sequence ATGATCCAACTGATTGCATTTTCAGCAGGTTTATCCTTCTTATTTGCCATTGGCGAATTCCTTAGGACAAATGCGAGTCGGCAGACCAAAGTGCAGGGATTGTTATTTTTATTTGTCGCCTTTTTCCAAACTCACACCTATTTAGCAAGTACCGAACTGTATCAAATCTATCCACATTTTTATTTGGTTCATTTACCGTTCACTGCAAGTATAGGTTCCTTATTAAAACAATATTTTTCGGAACTTTGGAATGAGAACCCAGATAAAAATCGATTTTCCTTTTGGGAATTGACTCCTGCAATTTTTGTTTTTATACTGATGTTTCCATTTTACCTTTCTTCTGCTGAAACTAAAATTACAATTCACAATTCTTATTTGCAAAATGGAGTTCCTCTTAAATTCCAACTGATCATCGTACTAGCTGTTTTACCTATTTTTTATTCTGCATACTATGTTTTTTCCCATATGGTTCATTACGTTCGATGGGAATCATTCAAAAAATCAGCTCACCTTCGTTTGGTGGGACTCGTTGTTGGTTTTGGTGCTTTGGCGAGTGCAATTGGAGTCTATACTTTATTTTTCCATGCAAAACATGGATTGGAAATCGTGTCCTTTTTCTTATCTTGCCTGATCATCAGTATTTACCTATTGCGACAAAAAAGCCCTGAACTTTGGGGTGAGGTACAAAGGATTGTCATTGAAGAAAAAAAATACCAAACATCCCAATTGGGATCTTTTAACTTAGAAGACCTTCACAATCGTTTGAATTTTCTCATGGAAACAAAAAAAGTATATTTAGATGAAACGATTAATTTGGTAAAATTGGCAAAACATATGAGTTTGTCAGAACACCAACTTTCTGAATTTCTAAATTCTTATGTGAAAAAAAGTTTTTTCCATTTAGTCAATCATTACCGGATCAACGAAGCAAAATCATTATTTGCAAACCATCCAGAAAAAAACATTCTCACAATTGCATATGAAGTTGGATTCCCTTCCAAATCAACATTCTATGATGCCTTCAAACGGGAAATAGGGCAAAGCCCGAGTGAATATCGCAAGAATCTAAAAAAATAA